One stretch of Bacteroidales bacterium DNA includes these proteins:
- a CDS encoding response regulator has translation MKKSDFTILVADDDPDYLFQTVFNLEKAGYKTMAVESQAEAESVIAKFKPNLAIFDLMMESDDSGFILCYKIKRKYPDVPVILATAVSHETGMSFSIDSEQEKSWIRADVYLEKGIRPEQLDQEVMKLLKL, from the coding sequence ATGAAGAAGAGTGACTTTACGATTCTGGTGGCTGACGATGATCCCGATTATCTTTTTCAGACAGTATTCAATCTTGAAAAAGCAGGGTATAAGACGATGGCAGTTGAGAGTCAGGCTGAGGCTGAATCGGTTATTGCAAAGTTTAAACCAAACCTTGCAATATTCGACCTGATGATGGAGAGTGACGACAGTGGTTTTATTCTTTGTTATAAGATTAAGAGAAAATATCCTGATGTCCCGGTTATTCTTGCAACCGCTGTATCGCATGAAACGGGAATGTCGTTCAGCATAGATTCGGAGCAGGAGAAATCGTGGATCAGAGCGGATGTCTATCTTGAAAAAGGGATCAGGCCTGAACAGCTCGATCAGGAGGTAATGAAACTATTAAAACTTTAA
- the hydG gene encoding [FeFe] hydrogenase H-cluster radical SAM maturase HydG, whose product MKFSPEKLSIPDQRMKPFIDPEEIWNLINNTKPEKQRVRDVIAKSLDKNRLTLEETAVLVNAVGTDLVDEIKQGARTLKEKVYGNRIVLFAPLYVGNRCTNNCKYCGFRASNSDAVRMTLDDNAIIHEVEALEDNGQKRLILVYGEHPDYSPEYIAHTVKLVYGVKKGHGEIRRVNINAAPLDIEGFRTVGESGIGTYQVFQETYHPEAYKWYHLGGKKRDYEYRLTALDRAQEAGIDDVGIGALFGLYDWRFEVLGLVRHTNHLEACYNVGPHTISFPRIKDAATLNLDNKYETTDDEFKKLVAILRLAVPYTGLILTARESPETRREVMQYGVSQIDGGTKLELGSYSDTKNEEQNLNKEQFKINDARSLAEIVDELLENDYIPSFCTSCYRMGRTGEHFMEFSVPGFIKRFCTPNAILTLSEYICDYAQGETIDKGWKVIEKNLEKLEPAVAATTREKIEKIKTGERDLYF is encoded by the coding sequence ATGAAGTTTTCACCTGAAAAATTATCCATCCCCGATCAGAGGATGAAACCATTCATAGATCCGGAGGAGATCTGGAATCTGATCAATAATACAAAACCCGAAAAACAGAGGGTCAGAGATGTTATTGCAAAATCGCTCGATAAAAACAGACTTACACTTGAGGAGACTGCTGTTCTTGTTAATGCTGTTGGAACAGACCTGGTTGATGAAATAAAACAGGGTGCCCGCACACTCAAGGAAAAAGTCTATGGCAACCGTATTGTTCTTTTTGCACCGTTATATGTAGGCAACAGATGCACAAACAATTGCAAATACTGCGGTTTCAGGGCTTCAAATTCTGATGCAGTAAGAATGACTCTTGACGATAATGCCATTATACATGAGGTTGAGGCACTGGAAGATAACGGACAAAAACGGTTAATTCTCGTTTATGGGGAACACCCCGATTATTCACCGGAGTATATTGCACATACTGTTAAACTTGTATATGGTGTAAAAAAAGGACATGGCGAAATCCGGAGAGTTAACATAAATGCTGCACCTCTTGATATTGAGGGATTCAGAACTGTCGGTGAATCAGGTATCGGCACATATCAGGTGTTTCAGGAAACTTACCATCCCGAAGCATATAAGTGGTACCATCTGGGAGGGAAAAAAAGAGACTACGAATATCGGCTTACAGCACTCGACAGGGCACAGGAAGCAGGGATAGATGATGTTGGCATAGGTGCACTGTTCGGATTGTACGACTGGCGCTTTGAGGTACTCGGACTGGTGCGTCATACAAACCATCTTGAGGCATGTTATAATGTTGGTCCTCATACAATTTCATTTCCAAGGATCAAAGATGCTGCAACCCTTAATCTCGATAATAAGTATGAGACCACCGATGATGAATTTAAGAAACTGGTGGCAATTCTTCGTCTGGCTGTCCCTTATACAGGATTAATCCTTACAGCACGTGAATCTCCTGAGACACGCAGGGAGGTAATGCAATATGGTGTATCACAGATAGATGGAGGAACAAAACTTGAGCTTGGTTCATATTCAGATACAAAAAATGAAGAGCAGAATCTGAATAAGGAGCAATTCAAGATAAATGATGCCAGATCACTTGCTGAAATTGTTGATGAGCTCCTTGAAAATGATTACATCCCCTCATTCTGTACTTCATGCTACAGGATGGGCAGAACTGGGGAGCACTTCATGGAGTTCTCTGTACCCGGATTTATTAAGCGTTTCTGTACTCCAAATGCGATTCTTACTCTTTCAGAATATATATGTGATTATGCACAGGGTGAGACAATTGACAAAGGATGGAAGGTGATTGAAAAAAATCTCGAAAAACTTGAACCAGCAGTTGCTGCTACTACAAGGGAGAAGATTGAGAAGATTAAGACGGGAGAGAGGGACTTATACTTTTAA
- a CDS encoding response regulator, producing MAVLKVLVIDDEPGIRSGVSRILNNFHVTYPFMEEDYTFEVTEAATGEDGIEILEREMPDILLLDNKLPGIQGVEVLEYIRKRNYDIVVAMITSYASLDVAIRATRDGAIDFIPKPFTPQELKSSIENITKQQYLKRITHKMKQEGKKIRYQFLSVLSHELKAPLNALEGYLRMMQAKQAGDMIDDYATPIERSLQRIQGMRNLIMDLLDFTKIRLERKEEKVEEVNLSEIASAAIVTVQPYAIQMDVSINLDIRSEAIIMADPVDMEIVFNNLISNAVKYNKVGGKAEITIDSSDSEVILIISDTGIGITKSDTENLFTEFVRIKNEKTRNISGSGLGLSIVKKVVELYHGTINVDSTPDVGTVFTIRIPKKQITIT from the coding sequence ATGGCAGTTTTAAAGGTGCTTGTGATTGACGATGAACCCGGTATCCGCTCCGGTGTTTCACGTATTTTGAACAACTTCCATGTTACTTATCCTTTTATGGAAGAGGATTATACCTTTGAAGTTACAGAGGCTGCCACCGGTGAAGACGGTATAGAAATCCTTGAAAGAGAGATGCCTGATATACTGTTACTCGATAATAAATTGCCGGGAATACAGGGTGTTGAAGTTCTGGAGTATATCAGAAAAAGGAATTACGACATTGTAGTTGCAATGATTACTTCCTATGCTTCTCTTGATGTTGCTATAAGAGCAACACGCGACGGAGCAATAGATTTCATTCCGAAACCTTTTACTCCCCAGGAACTTAAATCAAGTATTGAGAACATTACAAAGCAACAGTATCTCAAGAGGATAACTCATAAAATGAAGCAGGAGGGGAAAAAGATCAGATATCAGTTTCTCTCTGTTCTGTCACACGAACTCAAAGCTCCCCTGAACGCACTTGAGGGTTACCTGAGGATGATGCAAGCCAAGCAGGCCGGAGATATGATTGATGATTATGCAACACCTATCGAAAGATCGTTGCAAAGGATACAGGGAATGAGAAACCTGATAATGGATCTTCTTGATTTTACCAAGATAAGACTTGAAAGGAAAGAAGAGAAGGTTGAGGAGGTGAATCTTTCTGAAATTGCTTCCGCCGCAATCGTTACAGTTCAGCCATATGCAATTCAGATGGATGTTTCAATTAACCTTGACATAAGGTCAGAAGCAATAATAATGGCCGATCCTGTGGATATGGAGATTGTTTTCAATAATCTTATCTCCAACGCAGTTAAATACAATAAAGTAGGAGGAAAGGCAGAAATAACAATCGACTCTTCTGATAGTGAAGTGATTCTGATCATTTCTGATACAGGTATTGGAATTACAAAGAGTGATACTGAAAACCTTTTTACCGAATTTGTCAGAATCAAGAATGAGAAAACAAGAAATATTTCGGGAAGCGGATTAGGCCTTTCAATTGTTAAGAAAGTTGTCGAGTTATATCATGGTACTATTAATGTTGATAGTACTCCGGATGTAGGAACCGTATTCACGATAAGAATACCAAAGAAACAGATTACAATAACCTGA
- a CDS encoding type II toxin-antitoxin system RelE/ParE family toxin, with protein MEKNKLEEFYGLLMNYINGQKDISDWDKLTEFQKKESWMLLMRLNRVKEFPTKLSLINSERNTQMPKPILWSPLAEDDFANILDYLDKHWGNKVVNNFIDLTENLLILISENPKQYPLFHKRKGLESVYLQSTILCSTEI; from the coding sequence TTGGAAAAGAACAAACTTGAAGAGTTTTACGGACTTTTGATGAATTATATCAACGGACAAAAAGATATTTCTGATTGGGACAAGCTTACCGAATTTCAAAAAAAGGAATCCTGGATGCTATTGATGAGGTTGAATCGGGTAAAGGAATTTCCAACAAAATTGTCATTGATAAATTCCGAAAGAAATACCCAAATGCCTAAACCAATTCTCTGGTCTCCTTTAGCAGAAGATGATTTTGCAAATATTCTCGATTACCTTGACAAGCACTGGGGGAATAAGGTAGTTAATAACTTTATTGATTTGACTGAGAATCTTTTGATTCTGATCTCAGAAAATCCAAAACAGTATCCACTCTTCCATAAAAGAAAAGGGTTAGAAAGTGTGTACTTACAAAGCACAATTCTTTGTTCTACAGAGATATGA
- a CDS encoding adenylyltransferase/cytidyltransferase family protein produces the protein MKIFRSFEDAKVIKNPVVTTGSFDGVHIGHKTILNRLKMLAEKQNGESVLITFDPHPRKVLYPDTAGKELKLINSQEEKLALLEKAGLNNVIIIEFTKEFSRVTSEQFVRDFLHGLLHAKVVVVGFNHHFGFNKEGDYKQLWSWQEKYNFEAEEIPEQEVYHETVSSTRIRQAISEGYIQRANAYLDHYYIVMGKPENTDRVIGSELPHLLNVPITEECKILPSPGIYAVSVESGSDYSKGMVIINRENGERAKVLINIFDDNNHLQNSKVSILFHKKIHGAVNLSDTRSAPKIASAKVEISDLIY, from the coding sequence ATGAAGATTTTCAGGAGCTTTGAAGATGCAAAGGTTATAAAAAATCCTGTTGTAACTACCGGTTCGTTCGATGGTGTTCACATTGGACATAAAACGATCCTCAACCGTCTTAAAATGCTCGCTGAAAAGCAAAACGGAGAATCTGTACTAATCACATTCGATCCGCATCCGAGAAAGGTTCTTTATCCCGATACTGCCGGGAAAGAACTTAAACTGATTAATTCACAGGAAGAGAAACTGGCTCTTCTTGAGAAAGCCGGACTCAATAATGTCATCATAATTGAATTTACAAAGGAATTCTCACGGGTAACAAGCGAGCAGTTCGTGCGTGACTTCCTTCATGGCCTCCTCCATGCAAAGGTTGTGGTTGTTGGTTTTAATCATCACTTCGGGTTTAATAAGGAGGGCGATTATAAGCAACTGTGGTCGTGGCAGGAGAAATACAATTTTGAAGCGGAAGAGATCCCTGAACAGGAGGTCTACCACGAAACGGTAAGCTCAACAAGGATCCGCCAGGCTATAAGTGAAGGCTACATACAGCGGGCTAATGCGTATCTCGATCATTATTATATTGTGATGGGAAAACCTGAGAATACTGACCGGGTGATTGGTTCTGAACTGCCGCATTTGCTGAACGTTCCTATTACTGAAGAGTGTAAAATCCTACCTTCTCCCGGAATATATGCTGTCTCTGTTGAATCCGGGTCTGACTATTCTAAGGGGATGGTAATTATTAACAGGGAGAACGGCGAAAGAGCTAAGGTTTTGATCAATATTTTTGATGACAATAATCACCTTCAGAATTCAAAAGTATCGATACTGTTCCATAAAAAAATCCATGGCGCTGTAAATCTGTCAGACACTCGTTCTGCACCGAAGATTGCTTCTGCAAAAGTTGAAATTTCAGACCTCATTTACTGA
- a CDS encoding (2Fe-2S)-binding protein, whose amino-acid sequence MLFTIQVNNKKIKAEKGETILSALNRNGIIIPTLCRMKDFTPTGACRMCVVEVEGRERLVTACSQPVEEWMKIKTHSPRVIQARKTIVELLLSNHPDDCLYCDRNLNCELQRLSEELNIRERRMRARKIKPRLDQSSPAIVRELSKCILCGRCVRVCEEVITCTSLDFINKGRETHVGAALDKAFNFSSCVHCGQCVLVCPTGALHEKHNITEVQEYLNKPEIVKVIQYSSMVVYGIAEELGMRYTKDFDKLLNAVLRKIGFDKVYKTGTGTDICITEITDQLTEKIEIKSEKPLYISACPAWVKYAEQFLPSLLPQLSTVKSPQQITGALIKTLVANQLGVKPAEIFSVSATPCMAMKFEARRDGMMRKGISDVDSVLTVRELARLIRLYGIDTSNIEREPADEPLAGRSSAAIMAEVSGGMAEGVIRLYHYRKMKKEPDKLVFKKMRSGGNFRESTISVGDEVISVAVVDGLTGLEKLRTNIAAGKKYDLVEVMTCPGGCVHGAGLPFSPSKDEIKSRAKLVYQSDETEAINLPCKSPACINLYDKLLKENSDISDKKIFYTHFEKRNVLL is encoded by the coding sequence ATGCTTTTTACTATACAGGTAAATAATAAGAAAATCAAGGCTGAGAAAGGAGAAACAATCCTTTCAGCTCTTAACCGAAATGGTATTATTATTCCTACCCTTTGCCGGATGAAGGATTTTACTCCGACAGGTGCCTGCAGAATGTGTGTTGTGGAGGTTGAAGGCCGTGAAAGACTTGTAACTGCCTGTTCTCAGCCTGTTGAGGAATGGATGAAGATAAAGACTCACTCTCCCCGTGTTATTCAGGCAAGAAAAACTATTGTTGAATTACTCCTTTCAAACCATCCCGACGATTGCCTCTACTGCGACAGGAACCTTAATTGTGAACTGCAGCGCCTTTCCGAAGAGCTTAATATACGCGAACGGCGAATGCGTGCACGTAAGATAAAGCCCCGTCTCGACCAGTCGAGCCCTGCCATTGTAAGAGAATTGTCAAAATGTATTTTATGCGGCAGGTGCGTAAGAGTCTGTGAAGAGGTAATTACCTGCACTTCATTGGATTTTATAAATAAGGGACGCGAGACACATGTGGGGGCAGCTCTCGACAAAGCCTTTAACTTCTCAAGCTGTGTGCATTGTGGTCAGTGTGTGCTGGTTTGCCCAACGGGAGCACTACATGAAAAACATAATATAACAGAAGTACAGGAATATCTGAATAAACCTGAAATAGTAAAGGTTATTCAATACTCCTCAATGGTTGTTTACGGAATAGCTGAGGAGCTTGGGATGAGGTATACCAAAGATTTTGATAAGCTTCTGAATGCCGTATTACGGAAGATCGGGTTTGATAAAGTATATAAGACGGGCACTGGTACTGACATCTGCATAACCGAAATTACAGACCAGCTAACCGAAAAAATTGAAATTAAGTCTGAAAAGCCATTATATATTTCTGCTTGTCCGGCCTGGGTAAAATATGCTGAACAGTTTTTACCATCTCTCTTGCCTCAGCTCTCAACTGTTAAATCACCGCAACAGATTACCGGTGCATTGATCAAGACTCTTGTTGCGAACCAGTTAGGAGTGAAACCAGCGGAGATCTTTTCAGTATCAGCAACTCCCTGCATGGCTATGAAATTTGAAGCAAGACGCGATGGTATGATGAGAAAGGGCATCAGCGATGTTGATTCTGTGCTCACAGTGAGGGAACTGGCACGTCTGATCAGACTTTACGGAATTGATACTTCAAATATTGAACGCGAACCTGCTGATGAGCCTCTTGCAGGAAGGAGTTCTGCTGCAATAATGGCTGAGGTTTCAGGAGGTATGGCTGAAGGTGTAATCAGGCTATACCATTATCGTAAAATGAAGAAAGAGCCTGATAAACTTGTCTTTAAGAAAATGAGATCAGGGGGAAACTTCAGGGAATCAACAATATCAGTAGGTGATGAGGTTATCTCAGTTGCAGTTGTAGACGGATTAACGGGGTTAGAAAAACTCAGGACCAATATTGCTGCAGGTAAAAAGTATGATCTGGTAGAGGTAATGACTTGTCCGGGAGGTTGTGTTCACGGAGCCGGCCTGCCTTTCAGTCCGTCAAAGGATGAGATAAAAAGCCGTGCGAAACTGGTCTATCAGTCTGACGAGACAGAAGCAATTAATCTGCCATGTAAGTCACCTGCATGTATCAATTTGTACGATAAGCTGTTAAAAGAGAATAGTGATATCTCTGACAAAAAAATATTTTACACCCATTTCGAGAAGAGAAACGTGTTATTATGA
- a CDS encoding alpha-glucosidase C-terminal domain-containing protein, whose amino-acid sequence MKKAIKISICSLIILLFVSTLRAQDKQNVSKWPRGITYEIFVQSFADSDGDGIGDINGMISKLDYLQELGIEGIWLMPMNPSPTYHKYDVSDYYDIHPNYGTLAEFKNFVKEAHKRNIKVVMDMVFNHSGSQNQWFKEALKDEHIKYWDYYVWAHKNDPRVQPVSITAPDGTQRKIRSNWNAVPNSDYLYFSHFTRNMPDLNFDNPKLQQEVFKIGKFWLSDVGVDGFRLDAARHIFPDERATDNHKWWEYFLQEMKTVNKDVYIVGEVWAPAELVGPYLKGIPALFNFDMGGEIIKAVNEGNGSTLVSKHKEIEDFYKKINPEYIDATFLTNHDQDRVMSSVNGNADKEKMAVALLLTLPGSPYLYYGEEIGMLGQKPDENIREPFLWDKKENDKTRTFWIKPRFSTDSTIIPVSQQSAEKSSLLNYYKTLIKLRNKSYALTYGELIPVETANKSICAFIRSDERERLVVIHNLSDKSQKFNLPANLKEFNVVYFAGKAAQTKNNQVTIPGYSTVILTK is encoded by the coding sequence ATGAAAAAAGCTATTAAGATCAGCATCTGCTCACTCATAATATTGTTGTTTGTCAGCACATTAAGAGCCCAGGATAAACAAAACGTCAGTAAATGGCCAAGGGGAATAACCTATGAAATATTTGTTCAGTCTTTTGCCGACTCTGATGGTGATGGAATCGGGGATATAAATGGTATGATTTCAAAACTTGATTACCTTCAGGAATTAGGAATCGAAGGTATATGGCTGATGCCAATGAATCCTTCTCCAACCTATCATAAGTATGATGTTTCCGATTATTATGATATTCATCCCAATTACGGGACACTCGCGGAGTTTAAGAATTTCGTAAAGGAAGCTCATAAAAGAAATATTAAGGTTGTTATGGACATGGTATTTAACCATTCAGGTAGTCAGAATCAATGGTTTAAAGAGGCATTGAAAGATGAACATATTAAGTATTGGGATTATTATGTATGGGCGCATAAAAATGATCCCAGGGTACAACCAGTATCTATAACAGCACCTGATGGAACACAAAGGAAAATCAGAAGTAATTGGAATGCAGTCCCAAATAGTGATTATTTGTATTTTTCTCATTTCACCAGAAATATGCCGGATCTAAATTTTGATAATCCAAAATTACAGCAGGAAGTTTTTAAAATTGGAAAGTTCTGGTTGAGTGATGTCGGAGTAGATGGATTTCGTTTAGATGCAGCCCGCCATATATTCCCTGATGAAAGAGCCACTGATAATCATAAATGGTGGGAGTATTTTCTGCAGGAAATGAAAACCGTGAACAAGGATGTATATATTGTCGGTGAAGTATGGGCTCCGGCGGAGCTTGTTGGACCATACCTGAAAGGAATACCAGCCTTGTTTAATTTTGATATGGGAGGAGAGATTATCAAAGCAGTAAATGAAGGAAATGGAAGTACTCTCGTTTCAAAACACAAAGAGATTGAAGACTTCTATAAAAAAATTAATCCTGAATATATTGATGCGACATTTTTAACTAATCATGATCAGGATCGTGTTATGAGCAGTGTTAATGGCAATGCGGATAAAGAAAAAATGGCCGTTGCATTATTACTCACACTTCCAGGCTCCCCATATCTGTATTATGGCGAAGAAATTGGGATGCTGGGACAAAAACCAGATGAAAATATAAGGGAACCCTTTTTGTGGGATAAAAAAGAGAACGATAAAACCAGAACTTTCTGGATTAAACCTCGTTTTTCAACCGATTCAACAATTATACCGGTATCACAACAGTCAGCCGAAAAAAGTTCATTGCTTAATTATTATAAAACATTAATAAAACTGAGAAATAAGAGTTATGCTCTGACGTATGGCGAATTAATTCCTGTAGAAACCGCCAATAAGTCAATCTGTGCATTTATCAGATCTGATGAAAGAGAGCGATTGGTTGTGATTCACAATCTATCCGATAAAAGTCAGAAATTTAATTTACCGGCGAATTTGAAGGAATTTAATGTAGTCTATTTTGCTGGCAAAGCAGCCCAAACTAAAAATAATCAGGTTACAATTCCTGGTTATTCAACAGTAATTTTGACAAAATAA
- a CDS encoding redox-sensing transcriptional repressor Rex encodes MIKLPGKTVERLSEYRRTLLECLNEKRNFIFSHDLAARLHITAVQVRRDLMLIGYSSVLRKGYDVRELIDTIGNIIDSEESVNVAVIGIGNLGRAVAGYFKGKRSKLNLVASFDNDPQKVNKVISGVKCYSYSDIEKIIKELDIRIAILTVPPDFAREISEEIVRFGIKGILNFTTIPLNEPSEVYLEEYDMITSIEKVAYFVKESKI; translated from the coding sequence ATGATTAAACTACCAGGAAAAACCGTAGAAAGGCTTAGTGAATACAGAAGGACACTTCTGGAATGCCTGAATGAAAAAAGGAATTTTATTTTTTCTCATGATCTGGCTGCCAGGCTGCATATCACGGCAGTTCAGGTACGTCGCGATCTTATGCTCATCGGTTATTCAAGTGTCCTGAGAAAAGGATACGACGTAAGAGAGCTTATCGATACCATCGGAAATATAATTGATTCGGAAGAGAGTGTAAATGTTGCAGTTATAGGTATTGGTAACCTTGGAAGAGCTGTTGCAGGGTATTTCAAGGGAAAACGTTCAAAACTGAACCTGGTGGCATCTTTCGATAACGATCCGCAGAAAGTTAATAAGGTCATTTCGGGGGTCAAGTGTTACTCTTACAGTGATATCGAAAAGATAATTAAGGAGCTTGATATCAGAATTGCGATTCTGACTGTTCCGCCGGATTTCGCCAGGGAGATATCTGAGGAGATAGTACGTTTTGGAATAAAGGGTATACTGAATTTTACAACTATCCCGCTTAATGAACCATCAGAAGTCTATCTTGAAGAATACGATATGATAACCTCTATTGAGAAAGTTGCCTACTTTGTGAAGGAGAGCAAAATTTAG
- a CDS encoding 4Fe-4S dicluster domain-containing protein: protein MLVYTIKELCRTCYTCVRECPAKAIRIVGGQAEVIDERCIACGNCTKVCSQGAKVFLNTIDRVVKLLEGDAKVAAIIAPSFPAEFSDIPDHRVLNGMIKGLGFEYVAEVSFGADLVADRYRKLVNESKNFYISSDCPSIVTYVKFYHPALVDNLAPVVSPMVAISRVIRKKYGSDTKIVFIGPCIAKKAESTEIDEAITFTELRDMLADRNITPDTCQPAEFDQPVGGRGAIFPVARGLLQTAKISDNAITGNIIAAEGRIDFQGALKEFEAGLIKNQHMELLCCEGCIMGPGLSKNGKQYNRRSLVSSYANSKMQNIDNESWQKSFDEYADLDLSIRHKAEEPRVEQLAENDVIDVLQKMGKFTRKDQLDCGACGYESCVEHAIAIKKGLAEVEMCLPYTIEKLHKSVKDLALSNEKLSSMKQALKQSEKLAHMGQLSAGIAHELNNPLGVVIMYSNILLEESEAGDPVREDLKLIVDQAARCKKIVAGLLNFARKNQVNHQQVNIKELIDHSLESLIIPAKVKISITDNMTSPDAMLDTEQMMQVLTNLIKNAFEAMPDGGLINIKLEDTLSDIIIILSDTGTGIKEEDRAKIFEPFFTTKSIGQGTGLGLATAYGIVKMHKGQISAESNTDPDKGPTGTSFKIVLPRRKA, encoded by the coding sequence ATGTTGGTTTATACTATAAAGGAACTTTGCCGTACATGCTATACCTGCGTCAGGGAATGCCCTGCAAAGGCTATACGTATAGTTGGTGGACAGGCTGAGGTAATCGACGAACGTTGTATTGCCTGTGGTAACTGTACAAAGGTCTGCAGTCAGGGAGCCAAAGTGTTTCTGAACACGATCGACAGGGTAGTAAAACTTCTTGAGGGTGATGCCAAAGTTGCTGCAATTATTGCTCCAAGTTTTCCTGCAGAGTTTTCTGATATCCCCGATCACAGGGTTTTGAACGGAATGATAAAAGGACTTGGATTTGAGTACGTTGCAGAGGTCTCTTTCGGGGCGGATCTTGTAGCTGACAGGTACAGGAAGCTGGTGAACGAGAGTAAGAATTTTTATATTTCCTCCGATTGTCCTTCGATTGTTACTTATGTTAAATTCTACCATCCTGCACTGGTAGATAACCTTGCCCCGGTTGTGTCACCGATGGTGGCAATTAGCAGGGTTATCAGAAAAAAGTATGGGAGCGATACCAAAATAGTCTTCATCGGTCCGTGCATTGCTAAAAAAGCCGAAAGCACCGAGATTGATGAAGCTATAACTTTTACTGAGCTGAGAGATATGCTGGCAGACAGGAATATTACTCCTGATACCTGTCAGCCTGCAGAGTTTGATCAGCCTGTCGGAGGACGGGGAGCTATTTTTCCTGTTGCAAGAGGATTATTACAGACCGCCAAAATAAGCGATAATGCTATTACCGGAAATATAATTGCAGCAGAGGGAAGGATCGATTTTCAGGGTGCACTTAAAGAGTTTGAGGCCGGACTAATTAAGAACCAGCACATGGAACTGCTTTGCTGTGAAGGGTGTATCATGGGCCCGGGATTATCAAAAAACGGCAAACAATATAACAGACGTTCGCTGGTGAGTTCATATGCTAATAGCAAGATGCAAAATATCGATAATGAGAGCTGGCAGAAATCATTTGATGAGTATGCAGATCTCGATCTTTCTATTCGTCATAAGGCTGAAGAACCCAGAGTAGAACAACTTGCTGAAAATGATGTAATTGATGTTCTGCAGAAAATGGGAAAATTCACAAGGAAAGACCAGCTCGATTGTGGTGCATGCGGTTACGAAAGTTGCGTGGAACATGCAATTGCTATTAAAAAAGGTCTCGCAGAAGTTGAGATGTGCCTTCCATATACTATTGAAAAGCTTCATAAATCAGTCAAGGATCTTGCGCTTTCAAATGAGAAGCTCTCGTCAATGAAGCAGGCTCTTAAACAGTCAGAGAAGCTTGCTCATATGGGACAGCTATCTGCCGGTATAGCACATGAACTGAATAATCCGCTTGGAGTTGTAATAATGTACAGCAATATCCTTCTTGAAGAGTCAGAAGCGGGAGATCCGGTGCGGGAAGATCTTAAACTTATTGTTGATCAGGCTGCACGCTGCAAGAAAATAGTAGCAGGACTCCTTAACTTTGCAAGAAAGAATCAGGTTAATCATCAGCAGGTCAATATAAAGGAGCTGATTGATCATAGTCTGGAGAGTCTTATAATCCCTGCAAAAGTTAAGATTTCGATAACAGATAACATGACCAGTCCCGATGCCATGCTCGACACCGAGCAAATGATGCAGGTGCTGACCAACCTTATCAAAAATGCATTCGAGGCTATGCCCGATGGCGGTTTAATAAATATTAAACTTGAGGATACTCTCAGCGATATAATAATTATTCTGAGTGATACGGGTACCGGAATTAAGGAGGAGGACAGGGCTAAGATCTTCGAGCCTTTCTTCACAACAAAAAGTATCGGGCAGGGTACTGGTCTTGGACTGGCGACTGCTTATGGTATAGTAAAGATGCATAAGGGACAGATTAGTGCGGAGTCAAATACTGATCCGGATAAAGGGCCAACGGGAACGAGTTTTAAGATTGTGTTGCCAAGGAGGAAGGCGTAG